The DNA segment TTCCTTTAAAAGGGAAACCAGATTAACGTTTGCTTCGAGCTCGCGATGGTAACGCTCCCTGAACTGCTCCCACTTGGCAGGATCGTGCCCAAACCATTTACGAAGTTCGGTACTGGGCGCAATATCCTTTAGCCATACATCCACGCAGGCCCTCTCTTTGGTTAAGCCTCGTGGCCAAAGCCTATCAACGAGTATACGGGTACCGTCGTCACCATCCGGCGCATAGTACACTCGCTTAATTTTTACTTCGTTCATAATGGATAATGCTACCATGTATTTTATGCGAAAGCAGAGGCAACCTACCTCTTCGACTTCGCTCAGCGGTCACCTCGAATACAACGTGCATTTTCATGATGCACTACCCAAACGGAGCGCTACCCGAGCGGAGTCGAGGGTAGCCACGACAGCCTTT comes from the Acetobacteroides hydrogenigenes genome and includes:
- a CDS encoding DUF488 domain-containing protein yields the protein MNEVKIKRVYYAPDGDDGTRILVDRLWPRGLTKERACVDVWLKDIAPSTELRKWFGHDPAKWEQFRERYHRELEANVNLVSLLKEKLKGGAVTLLFAAKDAEHNEAVALQEWLNRRS